A DNA window from Lentisphaerota bacterium contains the following coding sequences:
- a CDS encoding glycosyl transferase, translating into MKYGYFDTAKKEYVIQRPDTPLPWINYLGTQNFFGMISNSGGGYCFMTDARKRRLTRYRYNNIPMDSGGRYLYVRDEQTGKSWAPGWMPVKADLDAYECRHGLGYTIISGEKDGVRVATRYFVPFNETCEIWETDVTNTGKQEKRITLFSFVEFCLWEALNDATNLQRTLNLGEVEVVGNTIYHVSEYRERRNHFAYFATSADIAGFDTDSQSFLGAYNGFHEPQVVTEGKSRNSKACGWNPCGSHGIAITLKPGETRKINFLLGYAENPEDEKFSAPGVINKKYVAPTLAKYLDRRNSEAAFQALVAEWQDLTGRFQVETPYANLDMMVNTWNQYQCVTTYNMARSTSYYETGIGRGIGYRDACQDLYGAVHIMPPARSRERILELAAIQWRNGATYHQYQQLDKKGNATIGVGFNDDPLWLILGTATYIKETGDWSILEEKAAFDNNPTDTATLYEHLVISVNHIMANRGPHKLPLVGRADWNDCLNLIMTSIKPGDTFQGDATHASLTDAIGSVPESLMIAGQFVWAVSEFMRMARHKKDIQHATMAEAAVKEMQEAIIAHGWDGEWFVRAFDRFGKKIGSKENAEGQIFAESHGWIGMASVGKENGMLAQALDAVKRRLFSRHGIVLQQPAYTSYNFYLGEMTSYPPGVKENAGIFCQPTGWLTIAECNVGRGDTAMEYYASICPAEREAISDVHRCEPYVYSQMIAGPDSARFGEAKNSWLTGTAASSFLAVSQYILGIKPDYDGLLLDPCIPKQWEGFRVQRRFRGANYDIRVTNPSHVSKGVKQVTVDGKTIVGSLLPDFKDGKTHRVDVVMG; encoded by the coding sequence GTGATCCAGCGCCCGGACACGCCGTTGCCCTGGATCAACTATCTGGGCACCCAGAATTTCTTCGGCATGATTTCCAACTCGGGGGGCGGCTATTGCTTCATGACCGACGCCCGGAAACGGCGGCTGACCCGCTACCGCTACAACAACATCCCGATGGACTCCGGAGGCCGTTATCTCTATGTCCGGGACGAGCAGACCGGGAAATCGTGGGCGCCGGGATGGATGCCGGTGAAGGCCGATCTGGATGCCTACGAGTGCCGCCATGGCCTGGGTTACACGATCATCTCCGGCGAGAAGGACGGCGTCCGCGTCGCGACGCGCTATTTCGTCCCCTTCAACGAAACCTGTGAAATCTGGGAGACCGACGTCACGAACACGGGGAAGCAGGAGAAGCGCATCACCCTGTTCAGCTTCGTCGAGTTCTGCCTCTGGGAGGCGCTCAACGACGCCACCAATCTGCAGCGGACGCTGAACCTGGGCGAGGTGGAGGTGGTCGGCAACACCATCTACCATGTTTCCGAATACCGCGAGCGGCGCAACCATTTCGCCTATTTCGCCACGAGCGCCGACATCGCCGGTTTTGACACCGACTCCCAGAGTTTCCTCGGCGCGTACAACGGCTTTCACGAGCCTCAGGTCGTGACCGAAGGCAAGAGCCGCAATTCGAAGGCCTGCGGCTGGAACCCCTGCGGATCGCACGGCATCGCGATCACGCTGAAACCCGGGGAAACGCGGAAGATCAACTTCCTCCTGGGTTATGCGGAGAACCCCGAGGACGAGAAGTTCAGCGCCCCCGGCGTGATCAATAAGAAGTATGTCGCGCCGACGCTTGCCAAATACCTCGACCGCCGGAACTCCGAGGCGGCGTTCCAGGCCCTGGTTGCGGAATGGCAGGACCTGACCGGCCGGTTCCAGGTGGAGACGCCGTATGCCAATTTGGACATGATGGTCAACACGTGGAATCAGTACCAGTGCGTGACCACCTACAACATGGCGCGCTCCACGTCCTACTACGAGACGGGGATCGGACGGGGCATCGGCTACCGCGACGCCTGTCAGGACCTGTACGGCGCGGTCCACATCATGCCGCCCGCCCGGTCGCGCGAGCGGATCCTCGAACTGGCGGCGATCCAGTGGCGCAACGGCGCCACGTACCACCAGTACCAGCAGCTCGACAAGAAGGGCAATGCCACCATCGGCGTCGGCTTCAACGACGACCCCCTGTGGCTCATCCTGGGGACGGCCACCTACATCAAGGAGACGGGCGACTGGTCTATTCTGGAAGAGAAGGCCGCTTTCGATAACAACCCCACGGACACCGCGACGCTCTACGAGCACCTCGTGATCTCGGTCAACCACATCATGGCGAATCGAGGCCCCCACAAGCTGCCGCTCGTGGGACGCGCGGATTGGAACGACTGCCTGAACCTGATTATGACCAGCATCAAGCCCGGCGACACGTTCCAGGGCGATGCCACGCATGCAAGCCTCACGGACGCGATCGGCAGCGTTCCGGAAAGTCTGATGATCGCGGGGCAATTCGTCTGGGCGGTGAGCGAGTTCATGCGCATGGCCCGGCATAAGAAAGACATCCAGCATGCCACAATGGCCGAAGCTGCCGTGAAGGAGATGCAAGAGGCGATTATCGCGCACGGCTGGGATGGCGAGTGGTTTGTCCGCGCCTTTGACCGGTTTGGCAAAAAGATCGGATCCAAGGAGAACGCGGAGGGGCAGATCTTCGCCGAGTCGCACGGGTGGATCGGCATGGCCTCGGTCGGCAAGGAGAACGGCATGTTGGCGCAGGCGCTGGACGCGGTCAAGCGGCGGCTCTTCTCGCGGCACGGCATCGTGCTGCAGCAGCCGGCGTACACGTCGTACAACTTCTACCTGGGCGAAATGACGTCGTACCCCCCGGGGGTCAAGGAAAACGCCGGCATTTTCTGTCAGCCCACCGGGTGGCTGACGATTGCCGAGTGTAACGTCGGGCGCGGCGACACCGCCATGGAGTACTACGCATCCATCTGCCCGGCGGAGCGGGAGGCCATCAGCGACGTCCACCGGTGTGAACCCTATGTGTACTCGCAGATGATCGCGGGGCCCGATTCCGCGCGCTTCGGCGAGGCCAAGAACTCGTGGCTGACGGGCACCGCCGCCTCGTCCTTCCTGGCCGTCTCGCAGTACATCCTGGGCATCAAGCCCGATTATGATGGCCTGCTGCTGGACCCGTGCATTCCGAAGCAATGGGAGGGCTTCCGCGTTCAGCGCCGGTTCCGTGGCGCGAACTATGATATCCGCGTGACTAATCCCTCGCATGTGAGCAAGGGCGTCAAACAAGTCACCGTGGACGGCAAGACTATCGTCGGCAGCCTGCTGCCCGATTTCAAGGACGGCAAGACGCATCGGGTGGATGTGGTGATGGGGTAG
- a CDS encoding NAD-dependent epimerase/dehydratase family protein, giving the protein MKERVLITGGSGFLGINLVRSLLDKGITDICVLDVAPFDYPEIGRVTFMQGDIRDRAAVARAVAGATWVVHTAAALPLYSEADILSTDIDGTRNLLEASRAAGVRRFVHISSTAVYGIPDHHPLIETDPMQGVGPYGRAKIAAEDACLEYRRKGMCVPILRPKSFIGPERLGVFALFYDWARDGRNFPMIGSGNNRYQLLDVHDLCEAIGLCLTGDAAIVNDTFNIGAKVFTTMKQDYQAVLDRAGFGRRIIGFPARPMIWTLRVLEALHLSPLYKWVYETACEDSFVSIEKAERVLGFAPIYSNRDALVRNYEWYLKHFETFRKAAGVSHRVPWKQGILGVVKRFF; this is encoded by the coding sequence ATGAAGGAACGGGTTCTGATAACGGGTGGAAGCGGTTTTCTGGGCATCAACCTGGTCCGGTCCCTTTTGGACAAAGGCATCACGGACATCTGCGTGCTGGATGTGGCGCCGTTTGATTATCCGGAGATCGGTCGCGTCACCTTCATGCAGGGCGACATCCGCGACCGCGCTGCGGTCGCGCGCGCGGTCGCCGGCGCTACGTGGGTCGTGCATACGGCTGCCGCACTGCCATTGTATTCGGAGGCGGATATCCTCTCCACCGACATCGACGGCACGCGCAATCTGCTGGAGGCGTCGCGCGCGGCCGGGGTGCGGCGCTTCGTTCATATTTCCAGTACGGCGGTTTATGGCATTCCCGACCATCACCCGCTGATCGAGACCGACCCGATGCAGGGGGTCGGCCCCTACGGGCGGGCCAAAATTGCGGCCGAGGATGCGTGCCTGGAATACCGGCGGAAGGGGATGTGTGTGCCGATTCTAAGACCCAAGTCGTTCATCGGCCCGGAACGGCTCGGGGTTTTTGCCCTGTTTTACGACTGGGCGCGTGACGGGCGCAACTTCCCGATGATCGGCAGCGGCAACAATCGCTATCAGTTGCTCGATGTGCACGACCTCTGCGAGGCGATCGGACTCTGCCTGACGGGGGACGCGGCGATCGTCAACGACACGTTTAACATCGGCGCCAAGGTCTTCACCACCATGAAACAGGATTATCAGGCGGTCTTGGACCGCGCTGGGTTCGGCAGGCGGATCATCGGTTTCCCGGCGCGCCCGATGATCTGGACGCTGCGCGTGCTCGAAGCCCTGCACCTGTCGCCCTTGTACAAGTGGGTGTACGAGACCGCGTGCGAGGATTCGTTCGTGAGCATCGAGAAGGCCGAGCGGGTGCTGGGTTTTGCGCCAATCTATTCCAATCGCGATGCGCTGGTGCGCAACTACGAGTGGTATCTCAAACATTTCGAGACCTTCAGAAAGGCCGCAGGTGTCTCGCACCGGGTGCCGTGGAAGCAGGGGATTCTCGGCGTCGTCAAACGGTTTTTCTAG
- a CDS encoding YchJ family protein, whose translation MSDACPCASGKPFGECCEPYLLGRAKPPTAVALMRSRYTAYAMGAIDYLYQTSSERVRKEFDAEGSKKWAKSAEWTGIEIIQATDGGQHDERGVIEFLAHYKVKESDFEHHERAEFEKRDGIWVFMDGHIIGPAPVRREAPKVGRNDPCPCGSGRKHKKCCGTAREADEKLKN comes from the coding sequence ATGAGTGATGCGTGTCCCTGTGCCAGTGGCAAACCGTTTGGCGAGTGTTGCGAACCCTATCTGCTGGGCCGGGCCAAGCCGCCGACGGCGGTGGCGTTGATGCGTTCGCGCTATACGGCTTATGCCATGGGCGCGATAGACTATCTGTATCAGACATCGAGCGAACGCGTCCGCAAGGAGTTTGATGCCGAGGGCAGCAAGAAATGGGCGAAGTCGGCCGAATGGACGGGCATTGAGATCATTCAGGCGACGGACGGCGGCCAGCACGACGAGCGCGGAGTGATTGAATTTCTGGCCCACTACAAGGTCAAGGAATCCGATTTCGAACATCATGAGCGGGCCGAGTTCGAGAAACGCGACGGGATCTGGGTGTTTATGGACGGCCACATCATCGGGCCCGCCCCCGTTCGGCGCGAGGCCCCCAAGGTCGGCCGCAACGACCCGTGCCCCTGCGGCAGCGGCAGGAAGCATAAGAAATGTTGCGGAACGGCGCGCGAAGCGGACGAGAAACTGAAGAACTAA